The Blautia obeum ATCC 29174 region GTTTTCTGCGACAGGGTTTTGGAAGTACGTTCCGCATGGCCGCTGCCCGTCTTCAGTGCTTCCTGAATCTCCTTACGGTCACCATGATTTTCCATAGTTGCGGCATCAGCCTGATTATCATAGAGAACCGTTCCGTCTTCCGCAATATAGGTGATACGGTCATCTTTTTCTTTGATCTGTTTCAGATAATCTATACCATTCTCCTCTACACCATATACCAGATAAGTTGCTTCTTTTTTCAACTCAGTATTGATCTGTTTTCCAAAATGCTGATAAAGGATTGCCATAACACATGCAATCCCAAAAATCAGTACAGCCGCAGCTACCAGTATGCTTGATTTAAAAATCTTTTTTGTCACATCAATGACCTCCTAATTGATGTTCATTATTTCTGTGAACACCAGTAATTGCATACTCAACCCATTCTGCAATATTCACTGCGTGATCTCCGATTCGTTCCATATATTTCGCAGTCATAAGAAGGTCAAGGCCTGCTTTTGCATCCAGATTCTGATACATAAGCTCTGCCAGCTCCTCTTTGATCCGATTAAATGCATCATCTACCTGATCATCGTCATCAATAACTTTGCGGCAAAGATCCAGATCTCTCTTGACAAAAGCATCTACGCTTTCTGTCACCATGCCGACTGTCATCTCCGCCATCTTGCCGATCAGTTCCGGAATCTGCACATGATTTTCCTCAATGAACTTGGAAAGATCCGCAATATCCGATGCCTGATCTCCAATTCTTTCCATATCTGAAATCATTTTCAGTGCTGCAGAAACCTCTCTCAGATCTCTTGCAACCGGCTGCTGATGCAACAGAATACGCATACAGAGGTTCTCGATCTCGCGCTCTTTTGTGTCGATTTCCTTATCAGTATCAAAGATTTCCTGGATACATTTATCACCGCGGATAGCTCTGTTCGAAAGTGAAATAGCCTTTTCACAGAGGCTTCCCATTGTAATGATCTGTACATGAAGTTCTTCAAGCTGCCGTTCGAAATGCGTTGCCATAATCAACCAAACCTCCCTGTAATATAGTCCTCTGTTCTCTTGTCTTTTGGCATGGAAAACAGAGTATCTGTATCGCTGAATTCTACAACTTCTCCCAGAAGGAAGAACGCTGTTTTATCAGAAATTCGAGTCGCCTGCTGCATATTATGCGTAACGATCACGATCGTATATTTTCCTTTTAATTCCATTGCAAGCTCTTCAATCTTGGAGGTTGAGATCGGATCAAGTGCGGAGGTCGGCTCATCCATCAGGAGAACTTCCGGCTCTACTGCGAGAGCTCTTGCAATACAGAGCCTCTGCTGCTGTCCGCCAGACATACCAAGTGCACTTTTCTTTAATCGGTCTTTTACTTCATCCCAGATGGCAGCATCACGGAGAGATTTTTCTACGATCTCATCGAGTTTTGCCTTGGAACGGATACCATGAGTTCTCGGTCCGTACGCAACGTTATCGTAAATACTCATCGGGAACGGATTCGGCTTCTGGAATACCATTCCGACTCTTTTTCGAAGAACGTTTACGTCCATATCTCCATAAATATCTTCTCCGTCAAGTTCTACTTTACCGGTGATCTTACAGCCTTCTACAAGGTCATTCATACGGTTCAGAGACTTCAGAAGTGTAGATTTTCCACATCCACTTGGTCCGATAAAAGCGGTAATCTCTTTTTCTGGAATATGCATATTGATGTCATGCAGTGCATGAAAATTTCCGTAAAAAAGATTCATATCTTCAATTGAAAGTTTGATATTATCACTCATGTTCTGTTATCCTTTCGCGATACGTTTTGCCACCATACCGGACAAACCGTTGATAATTAATACAAATAAAAGAATTACAACTGCGGTAGCAGATGCCTGATTCATATGAAGACCTTCACTGGAAAGTACATACATATGAAGAGCCAGTGTACGGCCGGATCCCATCAGATTCGGGACCTGAGCAACTGTTCCTGATGTATAGAGAAGTGCTGCCGTTTCTCCAATGATACGTCCGATTGCAAGGATGATTCCTGCCAGGATTCCAGGAACTGCTGATGGAAGTACGATAGTAAAGATTGTACGCAGCTTACCAGCCCCAAGTCCGAAACTTGCTTCTCTGTAAGAATCCGGAACTGC contains the following coding sequences:
- the phoU gene encoding phosphate signaling complex protein PhoU, producing the protein MATHFERQLEELHVQIITMGSLCEKAISLSNRAIRGDKCIQEIFDTDKEIDTKEREIENLCMRILLHQQPVARDLREVSAALKMISDMERIGDQASDIADLSKFIEENHVQIPELIGKMAEMTVGMVTESVDAFVKRDLDLCRKVIDDDDQVDDAFNRIKEELAELMYQNLDAKAGLDLLMTAKYMERIGDHAVNIAEWVEYAITGVHRNNEHQLGGH
- the pstB gene encoding phosphate ABC transporter ATP-binding protein PstB, translated to MSDNIKLSIEDMNLFYGNFHALHDINMHIPEKEITAFIGPSGCGKSTLLKSLNRMNDLVEGCKITGKVELDGEDIYGDMDVNVLRKRVGMVFQKPNPFPMSIYDNVAYGPRTHGIRSKAKLDEIVEKSLRDAAIWDEVKDRLKKSALGMSGGQQQRLCIARALAVEPEVLLMDEPTSALDPISTSKIEELAMELKGKYTIVIVTHNMQQATRISDKTAFFLLGEVVEFSDTDTLFSMPKDKRTEDYITGRFG